In one Shewanella loihica PV-4 genomic region, the following are encoded:
- a CDS encoding efflux RND transporter permease subunit: protein MLQKLIDSAIRNRLLVALALLCGVVASVAMLPKLNLDAFPDVTNVQVTVNTAAEGLAAEEVEKLISYPVESAMYALPSVTEVRSLSRTGLSIVTVVFAEGTDIYFARQQVFEQLQAAREMIPDGVGVPEIGPNTSGLGQIYQYILRATPESGIDAAELRSLNDYLVKLIMMPVGGVTDVLSFGGEVRQYQVQIEPNKLRSYGLSMAQVTQALESNNRNAGGWFMDQGQEQLVVRGYGLLPAGEAGLAAIAQIPLTEAGGTPVRVADIAKVDFGAEIRVGAVTMTRRDDAGTPKALGEVVAGVVLKRMGANTKATIDDISARTAMIEQALPKGVSFEVFYDQADLVNKAVETVRDALLMAFLFIVVILALFLVNLRATLLVLLSIPVSIGLALMVMAYFGMSANLMSLGGLAVAIGMLVDGSVVMVENIFKHLTQPDRRHFDQAKARASGESDPYHGEEDGLGEGERSGIALRVMLAAKEVCSPIFFATAIIIVVFAPLFALEGVEGKLFQPMAVSIILAMVAALFVALIGVPALAVYLFKRGVTLRESPVLKPVEALYRHLLSATMGRPKLVLLTAVTLFGISMALLPRLGTEFVPELEEGTINLRVTLAPTASLSTSLDVAPKLEAMLMTFPEVDYALSRIGAPELGGDPEPVSNIEIYIGLKPIEEWEHAETRLELQRKMEEKLSVFPGLLFTFSQPIATRVDELLSGVKAQLAIKLFGPDLEVLSSKGQELSELVSGIEGAVDVSLEQVSGEAQLVVRPKRDLLARYGISVDEVMSLVSQGIGGVSAGQVIDGNARYDINVRLASQYRSAPDALEDLLLSGVNGATVRLGEVADVVVEMAPPNIRRDDVQRRVVVQANVSGRDMGSVVKDIYAIVPQADLPPGYTVVVGGQYENQQRAQQKLMLVVPISIALIALLLYFSFGSIKQVGLIMANVPLALIGGVVALYVSGTYLSVPSSIGFITLFGVAVLNGVVLVDSINQRRASGEALYTSVYEGTVGRLRPVLMTALTSALGLIPILLSSGVGSEIQKPLAVVIIGGLFSSTALTLLVLPTLYRWLYETKALKGDKELEALD from the coding sequence ATGCTTCAGAAACTTATCGATAGCGCGATACGCAATCGGCTTCTGGTGGCCCTGGCGCTGCTGTGTGGTGTGGTAGCCAGTGTCGCCATGTTACCTAAGCTCAATCTCGATGCCTTTCCCGATGTCACCAATGTGCAGGTGACGGTCAATACCGCCGCCGAGGGGCTAGCGGCCGAGGAGGTGGAAAAGCTGATCAGCTACCCGGTGGAGTCGGCCATGTACGCCCTGCCATCGGTGACCGAGGTGCGCTCCTTGTCACGCACCGGCCTCTCCATAGTGACTGTGGTGTTTGCCGAAGGCACAGATATCTACTTTGCCCGTCAGCAGGTATTCGAGCAGCTGCAGGCCGCCAGGGAGATGATCCCTGACGGGGTGGGGGTGCCCGAGATAGGCCCCAACACCTCAGGCCTGGGACAGATCTATCAGTACATATTGCGGGCCACGCCTGAGTCCGGTATAGATGCCGCCGAGCTAAGGAGCCTCAACGACTATCTGGTGAAGCTCATCATGATGCCGGTGGGGGGCGTGACCGACGTGCTCTCTTTCGGCGGCGAGGTGCGTCAATATCAGGTGCAGATAGAGCCTAACAAGCTGCGCAGCTATGGCCTCTCCATGGCCCAGGTGACTCAGGCGCTGGAGAGCAACAACCGCAACGCAGGTGGCTGGTTTATGGACCAGGGACAGGAGCAGCTGGTGGTACGTGGCTACGGCCTGTTACCGGCGGGTGAGGCTGGCCTGGCGGCGATCGCCCAGATCCCACTCACAGAGGCAGGCGGTACGCCGGTGCGGGTGGCCGACATTGCCAAGGTGGACTTTGGCGCCGAGATCCGTGTGGGCGCGGTCACCATGACCCGCCGCGACGATGCTGGAACGCCAAAGGCGCTAGGCGAAGTGGTCGCCGGCGTGGTGCTCAAGCGTATGGGGGCCAACACCAAGGCGACCATCGACGATATCTCGGCCCGCACCGCCATGATAGAGCAGGCCCTGCCCAAGGGCGTCTCCTTCGAGGTGTTCTACGATCAGGCGGATCTGGTGAACAAGGCGGTAGAGACGGTGCGCGATGCCCTCTTGATGGCCTTCCTGTTTATCGTGGTTATCCTGGCGCTCTTCCTGGTGAACCTGCGCGCGACTTTGTTGGTGCTGCTCTCTATCCCAGTCTCCATCGGCCTGGCCTTGATGGTGATGGCTTACTTTGGCATGTCGGCCAACCTGATGTCCCTGGGTGGGCTGGCGGTGGCTATCGGCATGCTGGTGGATGGCTCAGTGGTGATGGTGGAGAACATCTTCAAACATCTGACCCAGCCGGACAGACGCCATTTCGATCAGGCCAAGGCCCGCGCCTCGGGTGAGTCTGACCCCTACCACGGCGAGGAAGATGGCCTGGGAGAAGGAGAGCGCAGCGGCATCGCCCTGAGGGTGATGCTGGCGGCCAAGGAGGTGTGCAGCCCGATCTTCTTCGCCACCGCCATCATCATAGTGGTGTTTGCGCCGCTGTTTGCCCTGGAAGGGGTAGAGGGCAAGCTGTTCCAGCCCATGGCGGTGAGCATCATTCTGGCCATGGTGGCGGCGCTGTTTGTGGCCCTGATCGGCGTGCCAGCTTTAGCTGTCTATCTGTTCAAGCGCGGCGTGACCCTGAGGGAGAGTCCGGTACTCAAGCCGGTTGAGGCCCTGTATCGTCACCTGCTTAGTGCCACCATGGGCAGGCCCAAGTTGGTGCTGCTGACGGCGGTGACCCTGTTCGGCATCAGCATGGCGCTGCTGCCAAGGCTAGGTACCGAGTTTGTGCCCGAGCTCGAGGAGGGCACCATTAACCTGAGGGTGACCCTGGCGCCAACCGCCAGCCTGAGCACCTCATTGGATGTGGCGCCCAAGCTCGAGGCCATGTTGATGACTTTCCCCGAGGTCGACTATGCCCTGAGCCGTATTGGTGCCCCGGAACTTGGCGGCGATCCTGAGCCTGTGAGCAACATAGAGATCTATATCGGCCTTAAGCCGATCGAGGAGTGGGAACACGCCGAGACCCGTCTCGAGCTGCAGCGCAAGATGGAAGAGAAGCTTAGCGTCTTCCCCGGCCTGCTATTTACCTTCTCCCAGCCCATCGCCACCCGTGTCGATGAGTTGCTTTCAGGGGTGAAGGCCCAGCTGGCGATCAAGCTGTTTGGCCCGGATCTCGAGGTGCTCTCCAGCAAGGGGCAGGAGCTCAGCGAGCTGGTGTCGGGTATCGAGGGGGCGGTCGATGTCTCCCTGGAGCAGGTGTCCGGCGAGGCCCAGCTGGTGGTGCGTCCCAAGCGCGATCTGCTGGCCCGCTATGGCATCAGCGTCGATGAGGTGATGAGCCTGGTGAGTCAGGGCATAGGCGGTGTCAGCGCCGGGCAGGTGATCGACGGCAACGCTAGATACGACATCAATGTGCGTCTGGCCAGCCAATATCGCAGCGCGCCCGATGCGCTGGAGGATCTGCTGCTCAGCGGCGTAAACGGTGCGACCGTGCGTCTAGGCGAGGTGGCCGATGTGGTGGTCGAGATGGCGCCGCCTAATATCCGCCGTGACGATGTGCAACGCCGGGTGGTGGTGCAGGCCAACGTGTCGGGGCGCGACATGGGCTCAGTGGTGAAGGATATCTACGCCATAGTGCCTCAGGCGGATCTGCCGCCGGGTTATACGGTCGTGGTCGGCGGTCAGTATGAGAACCAGCAGCGGGCTCAGCAGAAGCTGATGTTGGTGGTGCCCATCTCCATCGCCCTGATCGCCCTGCTGCTCTACTTCTCTTTTGGCTCCATTAAGCAGGTGGGCCTGATCATGGCCAACGTGCCGCTGGCGCTGATCGGCGGCGTGGTGGCCCTCTATGTCAGCGGCACCTATCTGTCTGTGCCTAGCTCCATCGGCTTTATCACCCTGTTCGGGGTGGCAGTGCTCAATGGTGTGGTGTTGGTGGACTCGATCAACCAGAGGCGCGCCTCGGGAGAAGCCCTCTACACCAGCGTGTATGAAGGCACTGTGGGACGCCTGCGCCCCGTGCTGATGACGGCGTTGACCTCGGCGCTGGGTTTGATCCCAATACTCCTGTCTAGCGGTGTGGGCAGCGAGATCCAAAAGCCGCTGGCGGTGGTGATCATAGGCGGCCTGTTTAGCTCTACCGCCCTGACGCTGCTGGTGTTGCCGACCCTGTATCGCTGGCTCTATGAGACCAAGGCGCTTAAAGGGGACAAGGAGTTGGAAGCCCTAGACTAG
- a CDS encoding efflux RND transporter periplasmic adaptor subunit gives MKNQSNKTRFLQLSPLMRAMGFGVLISMTAVGGVALGAEGHEHKAESAKGQVSQEQAHDKEREQGDEAALGGEEAHGGELVLSEEQRQLAGIRVEQVSSQGFSLAAVATATLVVDRERTVTLVPQLDVRVLARHVVPGQEVAKGQPLLTLGGAAVAQAQADYINAAAEWSRVKRMSQSAVSASRRLQAQVDAELKRAILGALKMTPAQIKALESDPETIGSYQLLAPLDGRVQQDVAMKGQVFSGGTALMQLTDESHLWVEAQVTPTQSQQIKVGSKALVKVGDFSLEAEVIGRSHEIDSVTRTEQILVAFANPGHVLHAGQFAEIYLADNNQDGVILPDAALTRGGDGDWQVFVEEGDGFEAVEVEVSERQRGMNLVQGLSPKMRVVVSGAFFLASEQAKSGFDIHNH, from the coding sequence ATGAAGAATCAATCAAATAAAACACGTTTTCTACAGCTAAGCCCACTGATGCGGGCCATGGGTTTCGGCGTCTTGATCAGCATGACGGCTGTGGGCGGGGTTGCCCTCGGCGCCGAGGGACATGAGCACAAAGCAGAGTCAGCCAAGGGGCAAGTGTCTCAAGAGCAGGCTCACGACAAGGAAAGAGAGCAGGGCGATGAAGCTGCGCTGGGTGGCGAAGAAGCCCATGGCGGTGAGCTAGTGCTCAGCGAGGAGCAGCGTCAGCTGGCGGGAATTCGTGTGGAGCAGGTAAGCAGTCAGGGCTTCAGCCTGGCCGCAGTCGCGACGGCCACCCTGGTGGTGGACAGGGAGCGTACCGTGACCCTGGTGCCCCAGCTGGATGTGCGGGTGTTGGCGCGTCATGTGGTGCCGGGACAGGAGGTCGCCAAGGGCCAGCCCCTGTTGACTCTGGGGGGCGCAGCCGTGGCTCAGGCCCAGGCGGATTACATCAATGCGGCAGCCGAGTGGAGCCGGGTGAAGCGAATGAGCCAGAGCGCTGTGAGTGCCAGCCGCCGTCTGCAGGCCCAGGTGGATGCCGAGCTCAAGCGCGCCATACTCGGCGCCCTCAAGATGACGCCGGCGCAGATCAAGGCGCTGGAGTCGGATCCCGAGACCATAGGCAGTTATCAGCTGCTGGCGCCGCTCGACGGCCGGGTGCAGCAGGATGTGGCCATGAAAGGTCAGGTGTTCAGCGGTGGCACCGCCCTGATGCAGCTCACCGACGAGTCTCACCTCTGGGTCGAGGCCCAGGTGACGCCGACCCAGTCTCAACAGATCAAGGTAGGCAGTAAGGCGCTGGTGAAGGTGGGCGACTTTAGCCTGGAGGCCGAGGTGATCGGCCGCTCCCATGAGATCGACAGCGTCACCCGCACCGAGCAGATCCTAGTGGCCTTCGCCAATCCGGGCCACGTGCTGCACGCCGGACAATTTGCCGAGATCTATCTGGCCGACAACAACCAGGATGGAGTGATCTTGCCCGATGCGGCGCTGACCCGCGGCGGTGACGGCGACTGGCAGGTGTTTGTCGAAGAGGGGGATGGCTTCGAGGCCGTCGAGGTCGAGGTGAGTGAGCGCCAACGCGGCATGAACCTGGTGCAGGGACTGAGTCCCAAGATGCGGGTGGTGGTCTCGGGCGCCTTCTTCCTGGCCTCTGAGCAGGCCAAGTCAGGCTTCGACATTCACAATCACTAA
- a CDS encoding TolC family protein, with the protein MRKSLIATALLGAIWGAPLFAETLYSEAGEMAPAPLLAQIEQSGFQGWLAPLMSKVNQLPEIQAQQAKVRQAQLLVEAADRPVYNPELGVSYQNASEDTYTLEVSQTLDWGDKRGIATRVAQLEAEILLADNRLARSQLYGELLMALVEQAQQAKLLAFQGRLLESAKQQVAIAKQQLEAGALSQAELQLMQLDLASKAADHASAEQASLAADASVLSRFGELELPFAEFIGALSVDTSQEVGPDLPALAGAYQQVMMAKLASQQVAADTNADPSISLSAEREGEENKLGVGLSIPIQIRNDYREAKAAAGTQVAIAEQDYLARERRLTQAAKLFHLSLPRLQQRYREWRELVLTSGAGVQDALSQQWRAGDISTSDYLQGQRQLANSYLAGLSLEGALYRSWLDWMGQSGQLENYLQRQLGREGV; encoded by the coding sequence ATGAGAAAAAGCTTAATCGCCACCGCATTACTGGGCGCGATATGGGGCGCGCCCCTATTCGCCGAAACCCTTTACTCAGAAGCGGGGGAAATGGCGCCGGCACCCTTGCTGGCACAGATAGAGCAGAGTGGTTTTCAGGGCTGGCTCGCTCCCTTGATGAGCAAGGTGAATCAACTGCCTGAGATCCAGGCGCAGCAAGCCAAGGTGCGTCAGGCCCAGTTGTTGGTGGAAGCCGCCGACAGGCCCGTCTATAACCCTGAGCTGGGGGTGAGTTACCAAAATGCCAGCGAAGATACCTATACCCTGGAGGTGAGTCAGACCCTGGACTGGGGCGACAAACGCGGGATAGCGACACGTGTCGCCCAGCTCGAGGCCGAGATCCTGCTGGCCGACAATCGTCTGGCCCGCAGCCAGCTCTATGGCGAACTCCTGATGGCGCTGGTGGAGCAGGCGCAGCAGGCGAAATTACTCGCCTTTCAGGGACGTTTGCTAGAGAGCGCCAAGCAGCAGGTCGCCATCGCCAAGCAACAGCTGGAGGCGGGGGCCCTGTCACAAGCCGAGCTGCAGTTGATGCAGCTGGATCTGGCCAGTAAGGCCGCAGATCACGCCAGTGCCGAGCAGGCCTCGCTGGCCGCCGATGCCAGCGTGCTCAGCCGCTTTGGTGAGCTGGAGTTGCCCTTCGCCGAGTTTATCGGTGCCCTCAGCGTCGACACCAGTCAGGAGGTCGGCCCGGATCTGCCCGCGCTGGCGGGTGCCTACCAGCAGGTGATGATGGCCAAGCTGGCCAGCCAACAGGTGGCGGCAGACACCAACGCCGATCCCAGTATCAGCCTGAGCGCCGAGCGTGAAGGCGAGGAGAACAAGCTGGGAGTGGGGCTGTCGATCCCGATTCAGATCCGCAACGATTATCGCGAGGCCAAGGCCGCGGCCGGTACTCAGGTCGCCATCGCCGAGCAAGACTATCTGGCCCGTGAGCGTCGCCTCACCCAGGCCGCCAAACTTTTTCACCTAAGCCTGCCCAGGCTGCAGCAGCGTTACCGCGAGTGGCGTGAGTTGGTGCTCACCTCTGGCGCCGGTGTGCAGGATGCCCTGTCACAGCAGTGGCGTGCGGGCGACATCAGCACCAGCGACTACCTGCAGGGACAGAGGCAGCTGGCTAACAGCTATCTGGCAGGTCTATCCCTCGAGGGCGCCCTCTATCGCAGCTGGCTCGACTGGATGGGGCAGAGCGGTCAACTCGAGAACTATCTGCAGCGTCAGCTCGGCCGCGAAGGCGTTTAG
- a CDS encoding DUF3012 domain-containing protein has translation MLKSSLSLTSAALALALMASLSGCAPEVGSEKWCKQMEDKPKGDWTANEAADYTKHCVFK, from the coding sequence ATGTTAAAATCTTCACTCTCTCTGACGTCCGCTGCACTGGCCCTGGCTCTGATGGCGTCACTTTCTGGTTGTGCTCCCGAGGTAGGTAGCGAAAAGTGGTGTAAGCAGATGGAAGATAAGCCTAAGGGTGACTGGACGGCCAACGAAGCCGCCGACTACACCAAGCACTGCGTATTCAAGTAA
- a CDS encoding STAS/SEC14 domain-containing protein — translation MLCQIADITNGVISLFASGRLSTQDYCNKIVPIIEEYQQASGKVCLYIEADVLLEGWESQSLSGVGELQLPRFDALVLVGGPDWFGNAVRLMGPFMQGEVAWYALEDKPQAIEWITAKLSCPLVRES, via the coding sequence ATGTTATGTCAAATCGCCGATATCACCAATGGGGTGATCAGTTTATTTGCCAGCGGGCGATTGTCGACCCAGGACTATTGCAACAAGATAGTCCCCATCATTGAGGAATATCAGCAGGCCTCGGGCAAGGTGTGTCTCTATATCGAGGCCGACGTGCTGCTGGAAGGCTGGGAGAGCCAGTCACTCTCGGGCGTGGGCGAGCTGCAACTGCCCAGGTTCGATGCCTTGGTGCTGGTGGGCGGGCCCGATTGGTTTGGTAACGCCGTGCGTCTTATGGGCCCCTTTATGCAGGGGGAGGTGGCGTGGTATGCTCTCGAGGATAAGCCCCAGGCTATCGAGTGGATCACCGCTAAGCTGAGTTGTCCGCTGGTGCGCGAGTCTTAG
- the arfB gene encoding alternative ribosome rescue aminoacyl-tRNA hydrolase ArfB: MIKISQRVQIADNELEWQFIRSSGAGGQHLNKVSTAAQLIFDIRQSSLPEFYQQRLLAKTDHRITKSGKIIIKCQASRSQDANRQTALEQFIALVASVGHTAKKRVATKPTKASQRRRVDTKKQRGATKALRQKQF, translated from the coding sequence TTGATAAAGATCTCTCAGCGCGTCCAAATAGCCGATAACGAACTGGAATGGCAATTCATCCGCTCCAGTGGCGCTGGTGGCCAGCACCTCAACAAGGTCTCCACCGCGGCTCAGCTGATCTTCGACATTCGCCAATCCTCTCTGCCAGAGTTTTACCAGCAACGCCTGCTCGCCAAGACAGACCACCGCATCACCAAGAGCGGCAAGATCATCATCAAGTGTCAGGCCAGCCGCAGCCAGGACGCCAACCGTCAGACGGCGCTGGAACAGTTTATCGCCCTGGTGGCCAGCGTCGGCCACACCGCCAAGAAACGTGTCGCCACCAAGCCCACCAAGGCCAGCCAGCGCAGACGGGTCGATACCAAGAAACAGCGCGGCGCCACCAAGGCCCTCAGGCAGAAGCAGTTCTAA
- the aroQ gene encoding type II 3-dehydroquinate dehydratase, giving the protein MSKAVKILLVNGPNLNLLGRREPGHYGHHTLAQIVEQLKLLAGEQGASLDHIQSNAEHELIDAIHQSDADFIIINPAAFTHTSVALRDALLGVAIPFIEVHLSNVHAREAFRHHSYFSDKAVGVICGLGEQGYRYALDSAIARVRAAQEK; this is encoded by the coding sequence ATGAGTAAAGCGGTGAAAATTCTCCTGGTAAACGGCCCCAACCTCAACCTGCTGGGTCGACGCGAGCCCGGCCACTATGGTCATCACACCCTGGCGCAGATCGTCGAGCAGCTTAAGCTGCTGGCTGGTGAGCAAGGCGCCAGCCTGGATCATATTCAGTCCAACGCCGAACATGAGCTGATCGACGCCATTCACCAGAGCGACGCCGACTTCATCATCATCAATCCAGCGGCCTTTACCCACACCAGTGTGGCCCTGAGAGACGCCCTGCTCGGCGTCGCCATCCCCTTCATCGAGGTGCACCTCTCAAACGTTCATGCCAGAGAGGCCTTCAGGCATCACTCCTACTTCTCCGACAAGGCGGTCGGCGTCATCTGCGGCCTGGGAGAACAAGGCTATCGCTACGCCCTGGACTCGGCCATCGCCCGCGTCAGAGCCGCTCAGGAGAAGTAG
- the accB gene encoding acetyl-CoA carboxylase biotin carboxyl carrier protein has product MDIRKIKKLIELVQASDITELEIKEGEESIRLCRQPAVSASGQKAGVTIVNSPDAEAQTDQEDYDEETLLRSPMVGTFYLAPAVDAAPLVKLGQRVEQGEPVCIIEAMKMMNQIQAPHAGVVTALLCQSGDGVEFDQPLMVIE; this is encoded by the coding sequence ATGGATATTCGCAAGATAAAGAAACTGATCGAGCTGGTGCAGGCATCGGATATCACAGAGTTGGAGATCAAGGAGGGTGAGGAGTCGATTCGCCTCTGCCGCCAACCAGCCGTCTCGGCCAGCGGGCAAAAGGCTGGCGTCACTATCGTGAATTCCCCCGACGCCGAGGCGCAGACAGATCAGGAAGATTATGATGAGGAGACGCTACTGCGCTCCCCCATGGTGGGCACCTTCTATCTCGCCCCCGCGGTCGATGCCGCGCCACTGGTCAAGTTGGGTCAGCGGGTCGAACAGGGCGAGCCTGTCTGCATCATAGAGGCGATGAAGATGATGAACCAAATTCAGGCGCCCCACGCAGGCGTGGTGACCGCACTTCTCTGCCAGAGCGGCGATGGCGTCGAGTTCGATCAACCTCTAATGGTGATTGAATAG
- the accC gene encoding acetyl-CoA carboxylase biotin carboxylase subunit: protein MRRFDKVLVANRGEIALRIIRACRQLGIKTVALYSSADKDSGHLRLADQQICIGPAPAKESYLNIAAILGAADLARVDAIHPGYGFLAENADFAQQVTDSGFHFIGPKADTIRLMGDKVSAIAAMKAAGVPTVPGSDGLLGDNEAQSLEIAAQIGYPLIIKATAGGGGKGMRVVEDEAQLLGAIALTRQEAEAAFGNGGVYLEKYLTRPRHIEVQVLCDHQGHCISLGERDCSLQRAQQKVIESAPAPGLTPEQRQQISESCIRACQAIGYRGAGTLEFLYQDGEFYFMEMNTRIQVEHTISEMVTGVDLLVLQLRVAQGEPLALQESLIQPKGHAIECRINAEDPASFAPSPGRIDRLVVPGGLGVRWESHLSPGAHVPPQYDAMIAKLIAWGDDRAQAIARMRTALDELTITGIKTNVPLLRALLADPQVQQGETSIHYLEETFLPRR, encoded by the coding sequence ATGCGTCGATTCGACAAGGTCCTGGTCGCCAATCGCGGCGAAATAGCCCTGCGCATCATACGCGCCTGTCGCCAGCTGGGCATCAAGACGGTCGCCCTCTACTCCAGCGCCGACAAAGATAGCGGCCACCTGAGACTCGCCGATCAGCAGATCTGCATCGGCCCCGCCCCCGCCAAAGAGAGTTACCTCAACATCGCCGCCATCCTAGGCGCCGCCGATCTCGCCAGGGTCGATGCCATCCATCCGGGTTACGGCTTTCTGGCCGAAAATGCCGACTTCGCCCAGCAAGTCACCGACAGCGGCTTTCACTTCATCGGCCCCAAGGCCGACACCATACGCCTGATGGGCGACAAGGTGAGCGCCATCGCCGCCATGAAGGCCGCAGGCGTGCCGACAGTGCCCGGCTCAGACGGTCTACTGGGCGATAATGAGGCCCAGAGCCTAGAGATCGCGGCCCAAATCGGATACCCGCTGATCATCAAGGCCACTGCCGGGGGCGGCGGTAAGGGAATGCGGGTCGTAGAGGATGAGGCTCAGCTGCTTGGGGCCATCGCACTCACCCGCCAGGAGGCCGAGGCCGCCTTCGGCAACGGCGGCGTCTATCTGGAGAAATACCTCACCCGGCCACGTCATATCGAGGTGCAGGTGCTCTGCGACCATCAGGGGCATTGCATCTCACTCGGCGAGCGTGACTGCTCGCTGCAAAGAGCCCAGCAAAAGGTGATCGAATCCGCTCCGGCGCCAGGGTTAACGCCCGAGCAGCGCCAGCAGATAAGTGAGAGCTGCATCAGGGCCTGTCAGGCCATAGGCTATCGCGGCGCCGGTACCCTGGAGTTTCTCTATCAGGATGGCGAGTTCTACTTCATGGAGATGAACACCCGCATTCAGGTGGAGCATACCATCTCAGAGATGGTCACCGGGGTGGACCTGTTAGTGCTGCAGCTGCGAGTTGCCCAGGGCGAGCCCCTGGCCTTACAAGAGTCGTTAATCCAGCCCAAGGGCCACGCCATCGAGTGTCGCATCAATGCCGAAGACCCCGCCAGCTTCGCCCCCTCGCCCGGGCGAATAGACAGGCTGGTGGTGCCCGGCGGCCTGGGGGTGCGCTGGGAATCCCACCTCTCACCCGGCGCCCACGTGCCGCCCCAATATGATGCCATGATCGCCAAGCTGATCGCCTGGGGCGACGACAGAGCTCAGGCGATCGCCCGCATGCGCACCGCCCTGGATGAATTGACTATCACAGGCATTAAGACCAATGTGCCCCTGCTCAGGGCGCTGCTGGCCGATCCTCAAGTGCAGCAGGGAGAGACCTCAATTCATTATCTCGAAGAGACCTTCTTGCCTAGACGATAA